The following coding sequences are from one Devosia neptuniae window:
- a CDS encoding GNAT family N-acetyltransferase — translation MSYSIRQLTGDDVEAYRELRLESLQQHPEAFAATYESAAARPASQWVETLIQLTLFGAFAEGGRPVGLVAFDQSGGDKDRHRGWLLQMYVRPEMRGTGCAQALVETLLDHARGKVLQVHLGVWAENRPAIRLYEKTGFVTYGNDPRAFYVNGRFIDDHLMVRFLDKAPGDQQ, via the coding sequence GTGAGCTATTCCATCCGCCAGCTGACCGGTGACGATGTCGAGGCCTATCGCGAATTGCGGCTGGAAAGCCTGCAACAGCATCCCGAGGCCTTTGCCGCCACCTATGAAAGTGCGGCGGCGCGGCCGGCCAGCCAATGGGTCGAGACGCTGATCCAGCTGACCTTGTTTGGTGCCTTTGCCGAAGGCGGCCGGCCGGTGGGGCTGGTGGCCTTCGATCAGAGCGGTGGCGACAAGGACCGCCATCGTGGCTGGCTGCTGCAAATGTATGTGCGCCCGGAGATGCGCGGCACCGGCTGTGCGCAGGCATTGGTCGAAACCCTGCTCGATCATGCCCGGGGCAAGGTGTTGCAGGTGCATCTGGGCGTTTGGGCCGAAAACCGGCCCGCTATCCGTCTCTATGAAAAGACGGGATTTGTGACCTACGGCAACGATCCGCGGGCCTTTTATGTCAACGGTCGATTTATCGATGACCATTTGATGGTGCGCTTCCTGGATAAGGCACCTGGAGACCAACAATGA